One genomic segment of Drosophila willistoni isolate 14030-0811.24 chromosome 2R unlocalized genomic scaffold, UCI_dwil_1.1 Seg200, whole genome shotgun sequence includes these proteins:
- the LOC111518793 gene encoding tenascin-like → MNIQLINLCFILIIINNISKYAYAIHTCSRMKLVPYPRMQMRRMPFEHHSVHGYRLVTETRYRTEHEYYCCDGYEGPVNDCRPICSNNCNGNGLCLSPGRCLCTIGYGGNDCQPTCRNCGKNSFCSKPEVCECKMGFARNDSSLADICHPICEIKCEEHAECVAPEKCECVEGYSKQETKDGCQPICHQKCAENAFCQQPDTCKCNLGYIMNEQTCEPDCSNNCPENAKCIAPGHCECNPGYEKINGTETCKPLHLVSSTTEALSTEMVTIPTTDWPRSTMLQRRSISTTPTNIPLTSIPLTNCTRNCQCWTEYDEMGSIPNSKCFDICLKDNQKTRCLNLTNCHCYQENGPISCKDGDEDDSIEELQYICKVRASVVEEQSEKLESQGNVKKLGPKSYWPIIAGIIITIGAIIFAGLAFYFYNKRRLIERHGEPLLVDNL, encoded by the exons ATGAACATTCAACTTATTAATTTGTGctttatattaataattattaataatataagtaAATATGCATATGCTATACACACATGTAGTCGAATGAAATTGGTTCCGTATCCGCGAATGCAAATGAGACGTATGCCTTTTGAACATCATTCAGTGCATGGATATCGTCTTGTAACAGAG ACAAGATATCGAACCGAACATGAATATTATTGTTGTGATGGATATGAAGGCCCTGTGAATGACTGTCGCCCAATTTGTTCGAACAATTGCAATGGAAATGGCTTATGCCTTTCTCCCGGTAGATGTCTTTGCACAATTGGTTATGGCGGCAATGACTGTCAACCGACTTGCCGAAATTGTGGCAAGAATAGTTTCTGCTCCAAGCCAGAAGTCTGTGAATGTAAAATGGGCTTTGCCAGAAATGATTCAAGCCTTGCCGATATATGCCATCCAATCTGTGAAATTAAATGTGAAGAGCACGCCGAGTGTGTGGCGCCCGAGAAATGTGAATGCGTTGAGGGATATTCTAAACAAGAAACTAAAGATGGTTGCCAACCTATATGCCATCAGAAATGTGCGGAAAATGCATTTTGCCAGCAACCAGATACTTGTAAATGCAATTTAGGCTATATTATGAATGAACAGACCTGTGAACCAGATTGCAGCAATAATTGTCCGGAGAATGCCAAATGTATAGCACCAGGTCACTGTGAATGTAATCCTGGCTATGAAAAAATCAATGGAACAGAAACTTGTAAGCCGTTGCATTTAGTTTCCTCAACTACTGAAGCACTTTCTACTGAAATGGTAACTATTCCAACCACTGACTGGCCCAGGTCTACAATGCTGCAACGCCGTTCAATCTCTACGACGCCAACAAATATTCCACTGACCTCAATTCCACTCACCAATTGCACTAGAAATTGTCAGTGCTGGACTGAATACGATGAAATGGGTTCCATTCCAAATTCCAAGTGTTTTGACATTTGTTTAAAAGATAATCAAAAGACACGCTGCCTAAATCTCACAAATTGTCATTGTTATCAGGAGAATGGCCCAATATCATGCAAAGATGGCGATGAGGATGATAGTATCGAGGAATTGCAATATATTTGCAAAGTTAGAGCATCAGTGGTAGAAGAACAAAGCGAAAAATTGGAATCGCAAGGTAATGTCAAAAAATTAGGTCCTAAATCCTATTGGCCAATTATTGCAGgcattattattactattggTGCCATAATTTTTGCTGGATTagccttttatttttataacaaACGCAGATTGATTGAAAGACACGGTGAGCCTTTGCTTGTAgataatttataa